From a region of the Streptomyces caniferus genome:
- a CDS encoding pyridoxamine 5'-phosphate oxidase family protein, with protein sequence MDSGSPDRQLPVTERTRHHRLREQGSLDRDQLDAILDAGFLCHLGVTVDGNLLVVPTVYGSDGSTLYFHGSVASRSLVASPAAAVCVTVTHVDGLVLARSVFEHGVNYRSAMIFGVPRIVTDPEEKLAGLRCLAEHATPGQWDYARRPSRKELAATSLLALSLDEASVKIRTGAPDDGDSEDAQLGLWAGVLPLRATWGDLEPDPLLPPATETPAHLTKRVGTAAN encoded by the coding sequence ATGGACTCCGGTTCTCCCGATCGGCAGCTGCCGGTCACCGAGCGCACGCGTCACCACCGCTTGCGCGAGCAGGGCAGCCTGGACCGTGATCAGCTCGACGCGATCCTCGACGCCGGGTTCCTCTGCCACCTCGGCGTCACCGTCGACGGAAACCTTTTGGTGGTGCCGACCGTCTACGGGTCCGACGGCAGCACCTTGTACTTTCACGGTTCGGTCGCCAGCCGCAGCCTGGTCGCCTCCCCCGCCGCGGCGGTCTGTGTCACCGTCACCCATGTCGACGGCCTCGTCCTGGCCCGCTCGGTCTTCGAGCACGGGGTCAACTACCGCAGCGCCATGATCTTCGGCGTCCCCAGGATCGTCACGGACCCCGAAGAGAAGCTCGCCGGCCTGCGCTGCCTGGCCGAGCACGCGACACCGGGTCAGTGGGATTACGCCCGCCGCCCCAGCCGCAAGGAACTGGCCGCAACGTCTCTGCTCGCCCTCTCCCTCGACGAAGCGTCCGTCAAGATACGCACCGGCGCCCCCGACGACGGCGACAGTGAGGACGCCCAACTGGGCCTGTGGGCAGGTGTCCTGCCGCTGCGAGCCACATGGGGCGACCTGGAACCGGACCCGCTCCTGCCCCCGGCCACCGAGACCCCCGCCCACCTGACGAAGCGAGTCGGCACCGCCGCGAACTGA
- a CDS encoding fumarylacetoacetate hydrolase family protein, translating into MLIARVAVGDDRAYARVDTDAGRVHLLSGTPFDEIRPTGETRPLAEVRLLAPTEPSKVLVAGRNYGDVVTPDLVVFMKPSTAVVGPGSPVLLPAESEEVRYEGELAVVIGRRCRDVPEAVADQVVFGYTCANDVTAWDVGAPNGHWTRAKSFDTFCPLGPWIRTDLDPMDLALRTTVNGVVRQDGSTKEMNRDVRALVSRCSTLMTLLPGDVILTGTPAGAGVLRPGDEVTVEIDEIGSLSHPVANHQVPAPDAPA; encoded by the coding sequence GTGTTGATCGCACGTGTCGCCGTAGGAGACGACCGGGCATACGCCCGTGTCGACACCGACGCCGGACGGGTCCACCTGCTGTCGGGCACCCCCTTCGACGAGATCCGGCCGACCGGGGAGACCCGGCCGCTGGCCGAGGTCCGCCTGCTCGCTCCGACCGAGCCCAGCAAGGTGCTGGTCGCCGGTCGCAACTACGGTGACGTCGTCACCCCGGACCTGGTCGTCTTCATGAAGCCGTCCACCGCCGTCGTCGGCCCGGGCAGCCCCGTTCTGCTGCCCGCGGAGTCCGAGGAGGTCCGCTACGAGGGAGAACTCGCCGTGGTCATCGGCCGCCGCTGCCGTGACGTGCCCGAAGCCGTCGCGGACCAGGTGGTGTTCGGGTACACCTGCGCCAACGACGTCACCGCCTGGGACGTCGGGGCACCGAACGGCCACTGGACCAGGGCCAAGAGCTTCGACACCTTCTGTCCCCTGGGACCGTGGATCCGCACCGACCTCGACCCCATGGACCTCGCCCTGCGCACGACCGTCAACGGCGTCGTACGCCAGGACGGTTCGACCAAGGAGATGAACAGGGACGTCCGCGCGCTGGTGTCCCGCTGCAGCACCCTGATGACCCTGCTGCCCGGCGACGTGATCCTCACCGGCACGCCGGCAGGCGCAGGCGTCCTGCGCCCGGGCGACGAGGTCACCGTAGAGATCGACGAAATCGGCTCACTCTCCCACCCTGTGGCCAACCATCAGGTGCCCGCACCAGATGCCCCCGCGTGA
- a CDS encoding MFS transporter, translating into MLAAFTFNTAENLPVGLLELISASLRVSVSAVGLLVTGYGVMVAVASLPLAHVMRAVPRRHVLTGLLAALVVSSLVAALATSYGLLLVARLLTALAQALFWAVMGPVAVGLFAPEVRGRVVGALSVAGSLALVCGVPAGTWLGRQSDWQVPVAMPAAPGLIALVTIAVLLPASRPDEERAAYGTSPDARRFGIVLAAGTLSATGAFTGYTYIVKFLGEVSGFSPSTVTALLVAFGAACLAGVSITGALLDRFPHAAPATAAATQAVGMLGLYAAGTHPVAAVAFLALMGGALGPVFMTTQNTMLHCAPGRTDIALAANSGAYNAGIAAGAALGGLVLPLADVRGTFLVGGLLTVGACAVLLGGRLLPGRPRHDPAASSRSTACVDETDLRSLSQPHPSDLGK; encoded by the coding sequence ATGCTGGCTGCCTTCACCTTCAACACGGCGGAGAACCTGCCGGTCGGCCTCCTGGAGCTCATCTCCGCAAGCCTGCGGGTGTCCGTGTCGGCGGTCGGTCTCTTGGTCACCGGTTACGGCGTGATGGTTGCCGTCGCATCCCTGCCGCTCGCCCACGTCATGCGGGCCGTGCCCCGACGTCATGTACTCACGGGGCTGCTGGCCGCGCTCGTCGTGTCCAGTCTGGTTGCGGCGCTGGCCACCTCCTACGGTCTGCTCCTCGTGGCGCGGCTGCTGACCGCGCTCGCCCAGGCACTGTTCTGGGCCGTGATGGGGCCGGTCGCGGTGGGCCTGTTCGCGCCCGAGGTCCGCGGGCGTGTGGTGGGGGCGCTGTCCGTCGCCGGTTCGCTCGCCCTCGTATGCGGCGTTCCCGCAGGGACCTGGCTGGGCCGGCAGAGCGACTGGCAGGTGCCCGTCGCCATGCCGGCGGCTCCGGGGCTCATCGCGCTGGTGACGATTGCCGTTCTGCTGCCGGCCTCGCGTCCGGACGAAGAGCGGGCCGCCTACGGAACAAGTCCCGACGCCCGCCGGTTCGGAATCGTGCTGGCAGCCGGGACCTTGTCCGCCACGGGGGCGTTCACGGGATACACCTACATCGTGAAGTTCCTGGGCGAGGTGAGCGGGTTCTCCCCGAGCACGGTCACTGCCCTGCTCGTGGCATTCGGTGCTGCGTGTCTGGCAGGGGTGAGCATCACCGGGGCACTGCTGGACCGCTTTCCGCACGCCGCGCCGGCCACTGCCGCAGCCACGCAGGCGGTGGGCATGCTCGGCCTGTACGCGGCGGGCACCCACCCGGTGGCAGCGGTGGCGTTCCTGGCGCTGATGGGCGGTGCCCTCGGGCCGGTGTTCATGACCACCCAGAACACCATGCTGCATTGCGCACCAGGACGCACCGATATCGCGCTCGCGGCGAACTCCGGTGCCTACAACGCCGGTATCGCGGCGGGCGCCGCGCTCGGCGGACTCGTCCTGCCGCTCGCCGACGTGCGCGGCACCTTCCTCGTCGGCGGGCTGCTGACCGTGGGGGCCTGCGCGGTCCTACTCGGCGGGCGCCTGCTGCCTGGGAGGCCGCGTCACGATCCCGCGGCCAGCTCTCGGTCGACCGCCTGCGTCGACGAGACCGACCTCAGGTCCCTCAGCCAGCCACACCCGTCTGACCTGGGCAAATAG
- a CDS encoding SDR family oxidoreductase encodes MTCPERPLPLQGRTAVVTGAARGLGKETARELTRRGARVALLGREEAALRRVASALPTDAYCWGVDVTDDEAMRQVAEEVRDRLGPASIVVANAGIAEGGPFVGSDPDTWRRVIEVNLIGSSITARSFLPDLLASHGYFLQVASLASIGAAPLMSAYCASKAGVESFAHSLRAELAPEGVGVGIAYLNWTDTDMIRDADQHPVLRELRAHMPPPARKVHPAEWVAARLVTAVERRSVAVYVPGWLRAAQGVRAALPAVVTRLSRRELPRLAARTPFEATGLLGAGGRADEARRR; translated from the coding sequence ATGACCTGCCCGGAACGACCGCTTCCGTTGCAGGGCCGCACCGCGGTGGTGACCGGGGCGGCGCGCGGTCTGGGGAAGGAGACCGCCCGCGAGCTGACCCGCCGCGGAGCCCGGGTGGCCCTGCTGGGGCGGGAGGAGGCGGCTCTCCGCCGAGTGGCATCCGCCCTTCCGACGGACGCGTACTGCTGGGGCGTCGATGTCACCGACGACGAGGCCATGAGGCAGGTGGCCGAGGAGGTCCGCGACCGCCTGGGGCCGGCGTCCATCGTCGTGGCGAACGCGGGGATCGCCGAGGGCGGGCCCTTCGTCGGGTCCGATCCGGACACCTGGCGACGCGTGATCGAGGTCAATCTGATCGGCAGCTCGATCACCGCCCGCTCCTTCTTGCCGGACCTGCTCGCCTCGCACGGATACTTCCTGCAGGTCGCCTCGCTGGCCTCCATCGGAGCAGCTCCCCTGATGAGCGCGTACTGCGCTTCGAAGGCCGGGGTGGAATCGTTCGCGCACTCGCTGCGCGCCGAACTCGCCCCCGAAGGCGTGGGAGTCGGGATCGCCTATCTGAACTGGACCGACACCGACATGATCAGGGACGCGGACCAGCACCCCGTGCTCCGTGAACTCCGTGCCCACATGCCCCCGCCCGCGAGGAAGGTCCACCCCGCCGAGTGGGTCGCCGCCCGGCTGGTCACCGCAGTGGAACGCCGTTCGGTCGCCGTCTACGTACCGGGCTGGCTCCGTGCCGCACAAGGGGTACGTGCCGCTCTGCCGGCCGTCGTCACCCGACTCTCACGACGGGAACTGCCCCGGCTGGCCGCCCGCACCCCCTTCGAAGCAACCGGCCTCCTGGGCGCCGGCGGCCGCGCCGACGAAGCACGCCGCCGGTAG
- a CDS encoding TIGR03619 family F420-dependent LLM class oxidoreductase — MRIGFAAPVSGPWATPDTAVHVARSAEDLGYDSLWTYQRVLGAADDSWGEANRGVHDPLVTLSFLAAHTTRIRLGVAVLVMPLHTPAVLAKQLTTLDLLSGGRLDVGLGNGWAAEEYAAAGVTTTGLGRRADDFLACLRALWAEEPVVEHDGPFYRVPPSRFAPGPAQSPHPPLLLGGSAPAALRRAGRLCDGWIASSKATPAAIRDAIAVVRDSAEQAGRDPATLRFVCRAPVRLRPRPAPDQPLFTGTADKIRADLAGLADTGLTEIFVDPNFDPGIGSPDAPADEAASRVDLLLRELAPTTW; from the coding sequence ATGCGTATCGGATTCGCCGCACCGGTGTCCGGCCCCTGGGCCACGCCGGACACCGCCGTACACGTCGCGCGCAGCGCCGAAGACCTCGGGTACGACTCGCTGTGGACCTACCAACGGGTCCTCGGCGCCGCCGACGACTCCTGGGGCGAGGCCAACCGCGGCGTCCACGACCCCCTGGTCACCCTGTCGTTCCTGGCCGCCCACACCACGCGGATCCGCCTCGGGGTCGCCGTCCTGGTCATGCCGCTGCACACCCCCGCCGTGCTGGCGAAGCAGCTCACCACGCTCGACCTGCTCTCCGGCGGGCGACTCGACGTGGGCCTCGGCAACGGCTGGGCGGCCGAGGAGTACGCGGCGGCCGGCGTGACCACGACGGGCCTGGGCCGCCGCGCCGACGATTTCCTCGCCTGCCTGCGGGCCCTGTGGGCCGAGGAGCCCGTGGTGGAACACGACGGCCCCTTCTACCGTGTTCCGCCCTCCCGGTTCGCCCCCGGTCCCGCCCAGTCCCCGCACCCACCGCTCCTGCTGGGCGGCAGCGCGCCCGCCGCGCTGCGCCGCGCCGGTCGCCTCTGCGACGGCTGGATCGCGAGCAGCAAGGCCACCCCCGCCGCCATCCGTGACGCCATCGCCGTCGTACGCGACAGCGCCGAGCAAGCGGGACGCGACCCTGCGACACTCCGTTTCGTCTGCCGTGCTCCGGTGCGGCTCCGCCCACGACCGGCCCCCGACCAGCCGCTGTTCACCGGCACCGCGGACAAGATCCGGGCCGATCTCGCCGGGCTCGCGGACACCGGGCTCACCGAGATCTTCGTGGACCCGAACTTCGACCCCGGGATCGGTTCCCCCGACGCGCCGGCCGACGAGGCGGCGAGCCGAGTCGACCTGCTGCTCCGTGAACTGGCCCCCACGACCTGGTGA
- a CDS encoding ABC transporter substrate-binding protein produces the protein MHLPPQPADELPPWWKGWRGVATLVLSLALIAGGIWFFRPVEKDTSCAADQPGLYWDGTGPQRECVGITEEKAYAFDPRLKGITDRIAQENRRVRAQWDQPASGKSRLPYIKVGVLMPMTESDTSALPIEEIRTSLEGAFVAQCRANACPELSTTSATGIQGKTPLIQLVLANEGRSETHWKPVVEQLAGLVDDEHPLVAVTGMGVSIPETQAAATELSRRRIPAIGAVLTATDLNAPRLFKVSPSNVDYAKALRRYLEHSPLAGHRGYLVFDSRDDNYVKTMRKAFDAEFGDYIGRRRASFVGTTGHKPAGIPRLFYNAVNNICLTKAQVIFYAGRDRDLADLIRALSTRSQCGHDTPITVMTGATGAFAQGQQVRALLKDSKITILDVSATSPAQWVRGVHAPSGFKPFHQALRDLRFPDSVMDDGYAIMHHDAVLTAIWATRNVTGQTGKEAPDVQDVYNEITNLHDASTVPAAGGELSFDDASQGWPHNKPVPVIRLPEPLKDPGAPYLVP, from the coding sequence ATGCATCTGCCCCCGCAACCCGCCGACGAACTCCCCCCTTGGTGGAAGGGGTGGCGCGGAGTCGCCACCCTCGTGCTCTCGCTGGCGCTGATAGCCGGCGGAATCTGGTTCTTCCGGCCGGTCGAGAAGGACACCAGCTGCGCGGCGGACCAGCCGGGCCTGTACTGGGACGGCACCGGCCCGCAACGGGAGTGCGTCGGCATCACGGAGGAGAAGGCGTACGCCTTCGACCCGCGCCTCAAAGGGATCACCGACCGGATCGCGCAGGAGAACCGACGGGTCCGCGCCCAGTGGGACCAGCCCGCGTCCGGAAAGAGCCGACTCCCCTACATCAAGGTCGGCGTGCTGATGCCGATGACGGAGAGCGACACCAGTGCGCTGCCCATCGAGGAGATCCGCACCAGCCTGGAGGGCGCCTTCGTCGCGCAGTGCCGGGCGAACGCCTGCCCCGAACTGTCCACCACCAGCGCCACCGGCATCCAGGGCAAGACTCCGCTGATCCAGCTCGTCCTGGCCAACGAGGGGCGCAGCGAGACGCATTGGAAGCCGGTGGTGGAGCAACTGGCCGGTCTGGTCGACGACGAGCACCCCCTGGTCGCGGTCACCGGCATGGGAGTCAGCATCCCGGAGACCCAGGCGGCGGCCACCGAACTCAGCCGACGGAGGATCCCCGCGATCGGTGCGGTCCTGACCGCCACCGACCTCAACGCGCCCCGTCTGTTCAAGGTGTCGCCGTCCAACGTCGACTACGCCAAGGCGCTGCGCCGGTACCTCGAACACTCTCCGCTGGCCGGACACCGCGGATACCTCGTCTTCGACAGCAGGGACGACAATTACGTCAAGACCATGCGCAAGGCGTTCGACGCGGAATTCGGCGACTACATCGGGCGGCGGCGCGCCTCGTTCGTCGGCACGACCGGCCACAAGCCCGCGGGCATCCCCCGGCTCTTCTACAACGCCGTCAACAACATCTGCCTGACCAAGGCGCAAGTGATCTTCTACGCCGGGCGCGACCGCGATCTCGCCGATCTCATCCGTGCCCTGTCCACCCGCAGTCAGTGCGGCCACGACACGCCGATCACGGTGATGACCGGGGCGACCGGGGCGTTTGCGCAGGGACAGCAGGTACGGGCGCTGCTCAAGGACAGCAAGATCACCATACTGGACGTCTCGGCGACCAGCCCCGCTCAGTGGGTCCGCGGCGTCCATGCCCCGTCCGGCTTCAAGCCCTTCCACCAGGCGCTGCGGGATTTGCGGTTCCCCGACTCGGTGATGGACGACGGCTACGCGATCATGCACCACGACGCCGTGCTGACCGCGATCTGGGCGACCCGCAATGTCACCGGCCAGACCGGCAAGGAAGCGCCCGACGTCCAGGACGTGTACAACGAGATCACCAATCTGCACGACGCCAGCACCGTTCCCGCGGCGGGCGGAGAGCTCAGCTTCGACGACGCCTCCCAAGGCTGGCCGCACAACAAGCCGGTTCCGGTGATCCGGCTGCCCGAGCCGCTCAAGGACCCGGGGGCGCCTTACCTGGTGCCGTGA